GCATTACCTTCTGAAAGGTCATGCGGAATTCGCGCAGGCTCGTGAAACATGGATACCCGTTTGCCTGAAAGCTCCAGACTATGGGGCCTGTCGTTCAGCGTCCAGCCGTCCGCGCCGAACATTCTGGAGAGCCCGTCTTTCTCACCATCGTTGTTGCCGAATACGGCGTGAAGCGGGGATTTTAGATTTTTGAAGGGGATAAGGGCGAATGGAGCCACAAAATCGCCACAATGGAGGACAGCGCCAACTCCCGCTTCATTGAAAAAGCTCACGGCCTTTTCGATTTGCGGAATCCGGTCATGCGTATCTGAAACCACACCAATAAGCATGCGCTCTCCCTTTGTAACATCCAGGGACGTATGTGTCCAAAAACCACCAACCTTTAACGAATATAACCTTAAATCAGGCGAAATTCAAACCTGTTTCTTCCAAAGGGTTTGAAAATCCGCAAATTTCATTTTTGCGGCGGCGTGATTTTTTTTAGCCCAATAAGCGGCATACGCAATTGCCAGCCGGGGTTTCCCCGGAAAGTTAATATGATTTTGAGTGGGATATTGTCAAACGCGGTGTTCTTCTATAATATGGACAATCTGTCTCGGGGCGTAGCGCAGCCTGGTAGCGTACCTGAATGGGGTTCAGGTGGTCGGAGGTTCAAATCCTCTCGCCCCGACCAGTTCATCCTGGCCGAGCGCAGAAAACCTGTTCATCCCCTCTCAACCAGCCTCTCGCACGGGCCAGCGTGAACAATCTACGCCGGTGGCCGGATCAAACATATATAATCCATTTCATCTTCCATTTTTCCCGATGGGGGTATGTTGTGCGAAGGATACTGGCTCTGGCGGCGCTAACGGTTTTTTCCATAATCGCCATCACGTGCGGTGGCGGCTCATCAACAAGCGGCTCATCCGCGGGAAACGAATTGGCTGAAAGCTGTTCGTCAACCGCAACCTCCCGCGCATATCTCATGGCGTTCCATGTTTGCGACACTTCAACAGCCGTCTGTTCAAACCCGGCAAACCATTCAATAAGGCTAGCCGGTTCCGATGACGGATTGAACTGGACGTTGCTACAGGATTTCGCCCCCCTCGCCGGTTCCGTGCCGGACATTGTTGAATATGACGGGGCCCTTTACATCTACCACACCGGCTTGGAGCATTACGCCAGCGTGAACGCCTGCTTGCAGGTGACTGAAAGCGGCTCGGTGGCCATAAGCGGGGAAAGCGGCGGATTTGTGGATACTTCACTGATTTTGGTGGACGGCGCGTTGACCATGTTCTATCTGCCAGGAATTATCGGGATGGATCCAGCCGGTTGCCAGGACTATCCATGCGTGAAAGAGATACATTCAGCCCGCAGTGTGAACGGTTCGGCATCTTCTTTCGCCCAGATCCCCGGGTCCAGGGCTTCTGCCAATCTGACGGGCGGGGTTTTTTCCGACCCTGATATTGTCAGTAGATCCAATGGCAGTTACCTGCTTTATGTCTCCAGCGGCCAGAGCGTTCTGGGCTATTCATCCACCGATATTGACGGATCGTTCACCGGAGGCGTGACCATCAGCAACGGCGCGGGAGGCGTTCCCTCTGCCATCGAAGCGCCGGACGGCGCAATCTGGCTGTATGTCACCACAACGGTTGGCGGAGTGGAGGTTATCCGGCGCGCTTTACTGGCGGACGACCTTACTCCCGCTTCATGGGTGGATTTTGTAACTGTAATGAATGGCTCCGCCCTTGGCCTCGGCGCCAGCGTGAGCGTGTCCAGCCCTTCAATCATTCCCTGGCCATCAAGCTGGAAATAACGGGGCATTTAATCCCCCGACCAGCCCCAAAATGCGCCATCCGTCCTTTCCAGCCGCTGTTCATCGCCTTTAAGTTGCAACCTCGCGCCCGGCGGTTAATCATGCGCCCATGGCCGGCGATTTGGAGATTGAATGATGATTGAGCGGAATTTGGCCCTCTGGTTCGTGCTGGCGGCCTTGGCGATCCCGTTCCCGGCCCTGGGGCTGGAGGAGGATCCGGAGTTCAAGGAAGCCCGGAAGATTTTCCTTCAGGCCCGGGACCATAAAGAAGGCGCGCTGGAAAAAGCGGACAATCTATGTGCTACAAAACCGGGCATTTCTATTTGTTGCTAACACCACTCAACTGCTTGCCTCTACCTCTCTATCAACACGTCCAGCGCCTGGTCCACGGTCTCCACATGCTCCACGGTTATCCCCGGCGGGATGTTGAATGCCGCGCGGGACTTGGGTATAACCGCCCGGGTAAAGCCGAGTTTGGCGGCCTCCATCACGCGGGACTCAAGCTGGGGCACCATGCGTATCTCGCCGCCCAGCCCCACTTCGCCCACCACCACCGTCCGCGCGTCCACCGCCGCGTCGCGGAAGCTGGAAACTATGGAAACAATAACCCCCAGGTCTATGGCGGGTTCGTCTATGCGCACGCCCCCGGCGGCGTTCACAAACACGTCTTCGCCCATAATGTGGTACCCGGCCCGTTTTTCTATAATTGCGATTAAAATGGCTACCCGGTTCGGGTCCACCCCCACGGTGGTCCTTCTTGGCGACGGGTAATTGGTGGATGTCACCAGCGCCTGTATCTCCACCAGCAATGGTCTTGTGCCGTTCACGCAGGCCACCACAACACTGCCGGACACGGCTCCCGGTTTTTCCGACAGAAATATCTCCGAAGGATTGGCTATCTCCGTCAACCCCTCGCTTTTCATCTCGAATACCCCGATCTCGTTGGTGGAGCCAAACCGGTTCTTCACCCCGCGCAGGATGCGGAACGGGCTTCCCTTCTCCCCCTCGAAATACAGCACCGTGTCCACCATATGCTCCAGCAGACGCGGGCCAGCGATGGCGCCCTCTTTGGTGACGTGGCCGATGAGAAATATGGGGATGCCGGTTTTTTTGCATAACGTAAGCAAGCGCCCAGCCGCCTCCCGCACCTGCCCCACAGTGCCGGGGGCCGACGGCAGTTCGTCGGTATATATGGTCTGGATGGAGTCTATTATCACCATGCACGGACGGACGTGGGAGATGTGACGGCCTATCTCCTCCACGTTTGTTTCGGGCAAGATAAGCAGGTTGCCCGCCATGCAGTCCAGCCGCTCCCCCCGCATCCTTATCTGCGCGGGGGACTCCTCGCCGGACACATAAAGCGTGGGGGCTATACGGGCGAACCGGCCCGCCACCTGTAACAGCAACGTGGATTTACCGATACCAGGGTCGCCGCCTACAAGGGTCATGGATCCAGCCACCACGCCGCCTCCCAGCACCCGGTCCAGCTCGCCGATGCCGGTGGGAACCCTGTCTTCCGTGTCGGAAGTGACTTCGGTGATGGCCACCGGTTCTTCCTTGCCATGTTTTTCCAGCCAGGCTCGCCTGCTACCGGCGGGGGCCGGGGCGGCCTGGCGCTCTTCGGCGAAAGTGTCC
This DNA window, taken from Nitrospinota bacterium, encodes the following:
- a CDS encoding metallophosphoesterase is translated as MLIGVVSDTHDRIPQIEKAVSFFNEAGVGAVLHCGDFVAPFALIPFKNLKSPLHAVFGNNDGEKDGLSRMFGADGWTLNDRPHSLELSGKRVSMFHEPARIPHDLSEGNADLIVFGHTHEAVVQKKNGSLLVNPGECCGWIKKDSTVALVDLTSMSARIERL
- the radA gene encoding DNA repair protein RadA; protein product: MAKATTLYICQSCGHQSPKWLGKCPSCNQWDTFAEERQAAPAPAGSRRAWLEKHGKEEPVAITEVTSDTEDRVPTGIGELDRVLGGGVVAGSMTLVGGDPGIGKSTLLLQVAGRFARIAPTLYVSGEESPAQIRMRGERLDCMAGNLLILPETNVEEIGRHISHVRPCMVIIDSIQTIYTDELPSAPGTVGQVREAAGRLLTLCKKTGIPIFLIGHVTKEGAIAGPRLLEHMVDTVLYFEGEKGSPFRILRGVKNRFGSTNEIGVFEMKSEGLTEIANPSEIFLSEKPGAVSGSVVVACVNGTRPLLVEIQALVTSTNYPSPRRTTVGVDPNRVAILIAIIEKRAGYHIMGEDVFVNAAGGVRIDEPAIDLGVIVSIVSSFRDAAVDARTVVVGEVGLGGEIRMVPQLESRVMEAAKLGFTRAVIPKSRAAFNIPPGITVEHVETVDQALDVLIER